A genomic region of Thunnus albacares chromosome 2, fThuAlb1.1, whole genome shotgun sequence contains the following coding sequences:
- the tmed7 gene encoding transmembrane emp24 domain-containing protein 7 gives MYGSLRVLLQVLWAQLLCGWVLGSELTFELPDNAKQCFYEDIIIGTKCTLEFQVVTGGHYDVDCRLENPDGTTLYKEMKKQYDSFTFTAAQNGTYKFCFSNEFSTFTHKTVYFDFQVGDDPPLFPNENRVTALTQMESACVSIHEALKSVIDYQTHFRLREAQGRSRAEDLNTRVAFWSIGEAIILLVVSISQVVLLRSFFSDRKTTTTRVGS, from the exons ATGTACGGATCCTTGCGGGTGCTACTGCAGGTGCTGTGGGCCCAGCTTCTCTGTGGGTGGGTGCTGGGCTCCGAGCTCACCTTTGAGCTGCCAGACAACGCCAAGCAGTGTTTCTACGAGGACATCATCATTGGCACCAAGTGTACGCTGGAGTTTCAG GTGGTGACAGGCGGCCATTATGATGTGGACTGTCGTTTGGAGAACCCAGATGGCACTACACTCTACAAGGAGATGAAGAAGCAATATGACAGCTTTACCTTCACAGCAGCCCAGAACGGCACCTACAAGTTCTGCTTCAGTAATGAGTTCTCAACCTTCACCCACAAGACGGTTTACTTTGACTTCCAGGTCGGAGATGACCCCCCGCTCTTCCCCAATGAGAACAGAGTCACTGCTCTCACCCAg ATGGAATCAGCCTGCGTGTCCATCCATGAGGCCCTGAAGTCTGTCATCGACTACCAGACACACTTCCGCCTCCGTGAGGCCCAGGGACGCAGCAGGGCAGAGGACCTCAACACTCGTGTGGCGTTCTGGTCTATCGGAGAAGCCATTATCCTTCTGGTTGTCAGCATCAGCCAGGTGGTCCTGCTGAGAAGCTTCTTCTCTGACAGGAAGACCACTACAACACGCGTCGGATCGTAA